A section of the Oryza sativa Japonica Group chromosome 1, ASM3414082v1 genome encodes:
- the LOC4324107 gene encoding uncharacterized protein gives MGNHLASCTMARVPGAARGAKVVLPDGAVRAVKVPAKAAELMLEAPGHFLADARALRAGGRIAALGADEDLELGGLYAAFPMKRLGAPAAPADMARLAAAVSRDQAAARRSSATAKVAAVVVAPQHDAAMAEEEEDAARPRLDEMAVGDAAAEAEISELKQRISGGRRSRRPTLETIHEESYAPAARC, from the coding sequence ATGGGGAACCACCTGGCGTCGTGCACGATGGCGAGGGTGCcgggggcggcgaggggggcgaAGGTGGTGCTGCCGGACGGCGCGGTGAGGGCGGTGAAGGtgccggcgaaggcggcggagcTGATGCTCGAGGCGCCGGGCCACTTCctcgcggacgcgcgcgcgctgcGGGCGGGGGGAAGGATCGCGGCgctcggcgccgacgaggacctcgagctcgGGGGCCTGTACGCCGCGTTCCCCATGAAGCGACTGggcgcgcccgccgcgccggcggacATGGCGCGCCTGGCGGCCGCGGTGTCCAGGGATCAGGCCGCCGCGCGGAGGTCGTCCGCCACGGCCAAGGTGGCGGCCGTCGTGGTGGCGCCGCAGCACGACGCCGCgatggccgaggaggaggaagacgccgCGCGGCCGAGGCTGGACGAGATGGCcgtgggcgacgcggcggccgaggcggagaTCAGCGAGCTCAAGCAGCGGATCAGCGGCGGCCGCcggtcgaggcggccgacgTTGGAGACCATACACGAGGAGAGCTACGCTCCAGCAGCAAGATGCTAG
- the LOC4324106 gene encoding 65-kDa microtubule-associated protein 3, with protein MSSAVKDQLHQMSTTCDSLLLELNVIWDEVGEPDTTRDRMLLELEQECLEVYRRKVDQANRSRAQLRKAIAEGEAELAGICSAMGEPPVHVRQSNQKLHGLREELNAIVPYLEEMKKKKVERWNQFVHVIEQIKKISSEIRPADFVPFKVPVDQSDLSLRKLDELTKDLESLQKEKSDRLKQVIEHLNSLHSLCEVLGIDFKQTVYEVHPSLDEAEGSKNLSNTTIERLAAAANRLREMKIQRMQKLQDFASSMLELWNLMDTPLEEQQMFQNITCNIAASEQEITEPNTLSTDFLNYVESEVLRLEQLKASKMKDLVLKKKAELEEHRRRAHLVGEEGYAEEFSIEAIEAGAIDPSLVLEQIEAHIATVKEEAFSRKDILEKVERWQNACEEEAWLEDYNKDDNRYNAGRGAHLTLKRAEKARTLVNKIPGMVDVLRTKIAAWKNERGKEDFTYDGVSLSSMLDEYMFVRQEKEQEKKRQRDQKKLQDQLKAEQEALYGSKPSPSKPLSTKKAPRHSMGGANRRLSLGGATMQPPKTDILHSKSVRAAKKTEEIGTLSPSSRGLDIAGLPIKKLSFNASTLRETETPRKPFAQITPGNSVSSTPVRPITNNTEDDENRTPKTFTALNPKTPMTVTAPMQMAMTPSLANKVSATPVSLVYDKPEVTLQEDIDYSFEERRLAIYLARQMV; from the exons ATGAGTAGCGCGGTGAAGGACCAGCTTCACCAGATGTCGACGACATGCGATTCGCTTCTACTGGAGCTCAAT GTGATTTGGGATGAGGTCGGTGAGCCCGACACGACGAGGGACAGGATGCTGCTGGAGCTCGAGCAGGAGTGCCTGGAGGTCTACAGGCGGAAGGTCGACCAGGCGAACCGGAGCCGCGCCCAGCTGCGGAAGGCCATCGCCGAGGGCGAGGCAGAGCTCGCCGGCATCTGCTCAGCCATGGGCGAGCCGCCCGTGCACGTTAGACAG TCAAATCAGAAGCTTCATGGCTTAAGAGAGGAGTTGAATGCAATTGTTCCGTATTTGgaagaaatgaaaaagaaaaaggtcgAACGATGGAACCAGTTTGTTCATGTCATAGAGCAGATTAAGAAAATTTCGTCTGAAATAAGGCCAGCCGATTTTGTTCCCTTTAAAGTTCCGGTTGATCAGTCTGACCTGTCATTAAGAAAGCTTGATGAGTTGACGAAGGACCTGGAATCCCTTCAGAAGGAGAAG AGCGATCGGCTAAAGCAAGTGATAGAACATTTGAATTCTTTGCATTCCTTATGTGAGGTGCTTGGCATAGATTTCAAGCAAACAGTATATGAGGTGCACCCTAGCTTGGACGAAGCTGAAGGATCAAAGAACCTGAGCAACACTACAATTGAGAGGCTTGCTGCTGCCGCAAACAGACTGCGTGAAATGAAGATCCAAAGGATGCAAAAG CTTCAAGATTTTGCTTCTAGCATGCTCGAGCTATGGAATCTCATGGATACTCCACTTGAAGAGCAGCAGATGTTTCAGAATATAACATGCAATATTGCTGCTTCAGAACAAGAGATAACTGAACCAAACACCCTCTCCACAGATTTCCTGAATTAT GTCGAATCTGAGGTGTTAAGGCTTGAACAACTGAAAGCAAGTAAGATGAAAGATCttgttttaaaaaagaaagcaGAACTAGAAGAGCATAGAAGACGTGCTCATCTTGTTGGCGAGGAAGGTTATGCAGAGGAGTTTAGCATTGAAGCTATTGAAGCTG GAGCTATTGATCCCTCACTAGTACTTGAACAAATTGAAGCTCACATTGCAACAGTGAAAGAGGAAGCTTTTAGCCGGAAGGATATTCTTGAGAAAGTTGAAAGATGGCAAAATGCTTGTGAAGAGGAAGCCTGGCTGGAAGATTACAACAAA GATGATAATCGTTACAATGCTGGGAGGGGAGCACATCTAACACTAAAGAGGGCTGAAAAGGCTCGTACTTTGGTCAACAAGATTCCTG GAATGGTAGATGTTTTGAGAACAAAAATTGCTGCATGGAAAAATGAACGAGGAAAGGAGGATTTCACATATGATGGT GTTAGCCTTTCGTCAATGCTTGATGAATATATGTTCGTTCGTCAGGAGAAAGAGCAAGAGAAGAAGAGACAAAGG GATCAGAAGAAGCTCCAGGATCAGCTCAAAGCGGAGCAGGAAGCTTTGTACGGATCAAAACCCAGTCCATCCAAGCCCCTAAGTACAAAGAAGGCACCTAGGCACTCTATGGGTGGTGCAAACCGAAGGCTATCTCTTGGTGGAGCCACCATGCAACCCCCGAAGACTGATATACTGCATTCAAAGTCTGTTCGTGCTGCCAAGAAAACTGAAGAAATCGGCACTTTGTCCCCTA GTAGTAGAGGTTTGGACATTGCCGGATTGCCTATCAAGAAGTTGTCTTTCAATGCCAGTACTCTACGTGAGACGGAGACACCTCGTAAACCTTTTGCTCAGATCACACCAGGAAACAGTGTCTCGTCGACGCCTGTGCGCCCTATCACCAATAACACTGAGGATGATGAGAACAGGACTCCGAAGACATTTACAGCACTGAATCCCAAGACTCCGATGACTGTTACGGCTCCAATGCAGATGGCAATGACTCCCTCTCTGGCCAACAAGGTTTCAGCAACTCCAGTTTCCCTTGTTTACGACAAGCCAGAGGTAACATTGCAGGAGGACATCGACTactcctttgaagaaaggcggCTCGCCATCTATCTGGCCAGGCAAATGGTTTAA